One Qiania dongpingensis genomic window carries:
- a CDS encoding M24 family metallopeptidase: protein MNPNVSLSAFRLQRAVSVCSLHSLELLVASLPENVEYLSGFFPVSVSALYSAEAYLVFKPSTGEKALITSAADAPTLTELGFEGTLFPVGSFCFRYEDGDPVSDFVREQLKTRYASVSDALASAITALGFSRGRIAMDESRMPIGTWNQVRKAFPNADFIEGAPVFRQIKYIKHPDEVALIKKSTNITETSFQRLLPLIRRGISEEEMCQAFYEGVMAQGAVPYFCTATVDRRSAFVDTYNHPLSTVKEGSVIRFDFGCIYKGFRSDIARTVVAGENEKAARYYSGILEGEEAAISALHPGVTAGEIFDTAVAAVRKTIPHYDRHHCGHGIGLACYDLPSICPGSDVPIEKDMVLCIETPYYELGWGGVQVEDTVLVTGESAEYLTESSRELIYVEV from the coding sequence ATGAATCCAAACGTTTCCTTGTCCGCTTTCCGCCTCCAGAGAGCCGTGTCCGTATGTAGTCTTCATTCTCTGGAGCTTCTGGTCGCTTCCCTCCCTGAGAACGTGGAATACCTGTCCGGTTTTTTCCCAGTCAGTGTATCCGCGCTGTATTCCGCTGAGGCCTATCTGGTATTTAAGCCGTCCACCGGTGAAAAGGCGCTGATAACCTCCGCGGCGGACGCTCCTACCTTAACGGAGCTTGGTTTCGAAGGAACCCTGTTTCCCGTCGGGAGCTTCTGCTTCCGCTATGAAGACGGAGATCCTGTCTCTGATTTTGTCAGGGAACAGCTGAAGACCCGCTATGCCTCGGTCTCCGACGCACTGGCATCCGCGATCACCGCACTTGGGTTTTCCAGAGGGCGGATCGCGATGGACGAAAGCCGAATGCCGATCGGCACCTGGAACCAAGTCAGAAAAGCTTTTCCGAACGCAGATTTTATAGAAGGCGCCCCCGTCTTCCGTCAGATTAAATATATCAAGCATCCGGACGAAGTCGCACTGATAAAAAAATCCACCAATATCACGGAGACTTCCTTTCAAAGACTTCTGCCGCTCATCCGGCGGGGGATCAGCGAAGAAGAAATGTGCCAGGCCTTTTATGAAGGGGTCATGGCCCAAGGAGCAGTGCCTTATTTCTGTACGGCCACGGTCGACAGGCGTTCCGCTTTTGTGGATACCTATAACCATCCTCTTTCCACGGTGAAGGAAGGCTCTGTCATCCGGTTTGACTTTGGATGTATTTATAAGGGATTCCGTTCCGATATCGCCCGAACGGTCGTAGCCGGAGAAAACGAAAAAGCCGCCCGCTATTACAGCGGTATTCTGGAAGGGGAAGAAGCGGCCATTTCCGCCCTTCACCCGGGCGTTACAGCCGGTGAAATCTTTGATACGGCCGTAGCGGCCGTCCGTAAGACCATCCCCCACTATGACCGGCACCACTGCGGGCACGGTATCGGGCTGGCCTGTTATGATCTGCCTTCGATATGTCCCGGAAGTGACGTCCCGATCGAAAAGGACATGGTGCTGTGCATTGAGACCCCATACTACGAACTCGGCTGGGGCGGCGTCCAAGTGGAAGATACTGTCCTTGTGACGGGAGAGAGCGCCGAGTATCTGACAGAATCGTCCCGTGAATTAATCTATGTGGAGGTATAA
- a CDS encoding threonine synthase, producing the protein MTFFTKKTVCVACGHEVSGDEIFEGCPKCKERGISANLSTKYDFSGYSQKELKDIYYNAPKAKGLWTHRAFLPIDDDIEPVSIGEGNTPLIHCKSLGKALGLKNLYIKNESQNPTWSYKDRLAAVGVTRAKQEKAVAVTVSSTGNHGAATAAMCAAAGIPCVVFTVAQVPQTMKTLMQSYGASVIVTPTMEDRWILSKKCVKEKNWYPLTGFLNPSIGSNPYGVDGYKTITFEIFDELGELPDYISVPCAHSDGLYGIWKGAKDLVETGITEKQTRMVAAEVYGSLKKSLELHSEGTVAVPTDGWSVSFSIGGGKATHQGYMALKESKGLAHYSSDPETMEMQLLLGRHEGIYAEASSVTSLVVIKKLVDEGKIDPNAKIVAIITSSGLKDPATTAGYLPEVPVIKPEIGSLKEALEKYYHVDLL; encoded by the coding sequence ATGACATTTTTCACAAAGAAAACCGTATGTGTAGCCTGTGGGCACGAGGTTTCCGGAGACGAGATCTTCGAGGGCTGCCCCAAATGCAAGGAGAGGGGCATCTCTGCCAATCTCTCCACCAAATATGACTTCAGCGGCTACAGCCAGAAAGAACTAAAAGATATCTACTACAATGCGCCGAAAGCGAAAGGGCTGTGGACTCACCGCGCGTTCCTCCCCATTGACGACGATATAGAACCTGTCTCCATCGGAGAGGGCAATACGCCGTTAATCCACTGCAAGTCCCTCGGAAAAGCACTCGGACTTAAAAACCTGTACATAAAAAATGAATCGCAGAACCCCACCTGGTCCTATAAGGACCGTCTGGCTGCGGTAGGTGTGACCAGGGCAAAGCAGGAAAAGGCCGTGGCCGTCACAGTTTCTTCCACCGGAAATCACGGTGCCGCCACAGCCGCCATGTGCGCCGCCGCGGGCATCCCATGTGTTGTATTCACTGTAGCCCAGGTCCCCCAGACCATGAAGACTCTGATGCAGTCCTATGGAGCCAGTGTCATCGTCACTCCTACCATGGAGGACCGCTGGATTCTCAGCAAAAAATGTGTAAAAGAAAAGAACTGGTATCCGCTGACCGGATTCCTGAACCCTTCCATCGGCAGCAATCCTTATGGCGTCGACGGCTACAAGACCATAACCTTTGAGATCTTTGATGAGCTGGGAGAACTGCCCGACTACATTTCCGTGCCGTGCGCCCACTCTGACGGACTATATGGAATCTGGAAAGGCGCCAAAGATCTGGTGGAAACCGGAATCACGGAAAAACAGACGCGCATGGTCGCCGCGGAGGTCTACGGTTCCCTGAAAAAATCCCTGGAGCTCCATTCCGAAGGCACCGTCGCCGTACCGACGGACGGCTGGAGCGTATCCTTCTCCATCGGAGGCGGGAAAGCCACCCATCAGGGCTACATGGCTTTAAAAGAATCCAAGGGCCTCGCCCACTACAGCAGCGATCCGGAAACTATGGAAATGCAGCTTCTCCTCGGCAGGCATGAAGGCATCTATGCAGAGGCTTCCTCGGTCACTTCCCTTGTGGTGATAAAAAAACTGGTCGATGAAGGCAAAATCGATCCCAACGCGAAAATAGTCGCTATCATCACCTCCAGCGGGCTAAAAGACCCGGCCACTACAGCCGGATATCTTCCGGAGGTTCCCGTCATTAAGCCAGAAATCGGCTCATTAAAGGAAGCTTTGGAAAAATATTATCATGTGGATCTCCTTTGA
- a CDS encoding RluA family pseudouridine synthase — protein sequence MNRTLTYTIAAEEAELKIEQYLKRRGYSRQNLIRLKKMQDGVMLNGSCCHMNSRLAAGDELMVHIRETESSEKIVPVPLPVELVYEDEDILVVNKSAGMPTHPSMNNYTNSMANALAWYYKEQGKPFIFRCTNRLDRDTSGLTVIAKHMLSSGILSSMAVRREIHREYLALVRGRVDPPEGTIVAPLSRKPGSIIEREVDFKNGETAVTHYRLLEVRNGHSLVSLRLETGRTHQIRIHMKYLGFPLIGDYLYNPDMEHIGRQALHSARLAFRHPITGEEMDFSAPLPEDMRRVLGGMSGAGRL from the coding sequence ATGAACCGTACTTTGACTTATACGATCGCCGCCGAAGAGGCGGAGCTTAAAATAGAACAATATCTGAAACGCAGGGGTTATTCCAGGCAGAATCTCATCCGGCTAAAAAAAATGCAGGACGGAGTGATGCTGAATGGATCCTGCTGTCATATGAACAGCCGGCTGGCCGCGGGAGATGAGCTCATGGTCCACATCCGCGAGACGGAATCCTCTGAAAAAATCGTACCGGTGCCGCTTCCCGTGGAACTGGTCTACGAAGATGAGGATATTCTGGTGGTGAACAAGTCGGCCGGCATGCCCACCCATCCTTCCATGAATAATTACACGAATTCAATGGCGAACGCTTTGGCCTGGTATTACAAAGAGCAGGGAAAGCCATTTATCTTCCGGTGCACCAACCGGCTGGACCGCGATACTTCAGGGCTGACGGTGATAGCCAAGCATATGCTCAGCTCGGGCATACTGTCTTCCATGGCTGTCCGGCGGGAGATACACCGGGAATATCTGGCGCTTGTGCGCGGCCGGGTGGACCCCCCGGAGGGTACCATCGTAGCTCCTCTCTCACGTAAACCGGGTTCCATCATAGAACGAGAAGTGGATTTTAAAAACGGGGAAACGGCAGTTACCCACTACCGGCTGCTGGAGGTGAGAAACGGACACAGTCTGGTTTCCCTGCGGCTGGAGACCGGAAGGACACATCAGATCCGAATCCATATGAAGTATCTGGGTTTTCCGCTGATCGGGGATTATCTTTATAACCCGGATATGGAACATATCGGCAGGCAGGCGCTCCATTCGGCCCGTCTGGCTTTTAGGCATCCCATCACCGGAGAGGAGATGGATTTTTCCGCTCCGCTGCCGGAGGATATGCGGCGCGTGCTGGGTGGAATGTCAGGCGCCGGCCGGCTATGA
- a CDS encoding 6-phospho-beta-glucosidase, which produces MKSESKLPEDFLWGGAVAAHQVEGAWNEGGKGPSVVDVLTAGAHGVDRKITEEVKEEFYYPNHVASDFYHHYKEDIKLFAEMGFKCFRTSIAWTRIFPKGDEQEPNEAGLQFYDDLFDELLKYGIQPVVTLSHFEMPYYLVKQYGGWKDRKLVDFFVRYSVTVMERYKHKVKYWMTFNEINNQKNYLYPLFGYSCSGVIFTDEENPEECMYQVVHHQLVASALAVKKGHEINPDFQIGCMIAFVPLYPFSCRPEDMMYSVEAMHDRYLFGDVQVRGEYPSYIYKEWERKGFHIHMEKEDEKILKEGAVDYVGFSYYMTNAVEAGKAGEGNGLDGFPGSVSNPFVPKSDWGWQIDPVGLRYALNLLYERYQKPLFIVENGFGAVDEVNDDGIIEDDYRIAYLKAHVEEMKKAVLLDGVDLIGYTPWGCLDCVSFTTGEMKKRYGFIYVDRDNEGNGTLERKRKKSFFWYKKVIESGGEVL; this is translated from the coding sequence ATGAAGAGTGAAAGTAAGCTGCCGGAGGATTTTCTCTGGGGCGGGGCCGTGGCGGCCCATCAGGTGGAGGGCGCCTGGAATGAGGGCGGCAAAGGCCCCAGTGTGGTGGATGTCCTGACGGCCGGCGCTCATGGTGTGGACCGGAAGATAACAGAAGAAGTGAAGGAAGAATTTTATTATCCCAATCATGTGGCGTCTGATTTTTACCATCATTACAAAGAAGATATCAAGCTGTTCGCGGAAATGGGCTTCAAATGCTTCCGCACCTCGATCGCCTGGACGAGAATTTTTCCGAAAGGGGATGAACAGGAGCCGAATGAGGCAGGGCTTCAGTTTTATGACGATCTGTTTGATGAACTCTTAAAATATGGAATCCAGCCGGTCGTGACCTTATCCCATTTTGAGATGCCGTATTATCTCGTCAAACAGTATGGCGGATGGAAGGACAGGAAGCTGGTGGATTTTTTTGTCCGGTATTCTGTGACGGTCATGGAGCGGTACAAGCATAAGGTCAAGTACTGGATGACGTTTAATGAGATCAACAATCAGAAAAATTATCTCTATCCCTTGTTTGGATACAGTTGTTCCGGAGTGATTTTCACGGATGAAGAAAACCCGGAGGAATGTATGTACCAGGTGGTTCACCATCAATTGGTGGCGAGTGCGCTGGCAGTCAAGAAGGGTCACGAGATCAACCCGGATTTTCAGATCGGCTGTATGATAGCGTTCGTTCCTCTCTATCCCTTTTCCTGCCGGCCAGAGGATATGATGTACTCTGTGGAAGCCATGCACGACCGGTATCTGTTCGGAGATGTGCAGGTCAGAGGAGAGTATCCGTCATATATTTATAAAGAATGGGAACGCAAAGGATTTCATATCCACATGGAAAAAGAGGATGAAAAGATCCTGAAGGAAGGGGCCGTGGATTATGTCGGCTTCAGCTATTATATGACGAACGCGGTGGAAGCGGGAAAAGCAGGGGAAGGGAACGGCCTGGACGGATTCCCGGGCAGCGTGAGCAATCCATTCGTGCCGAAAAGCGACTGGGGTTGGCAGATCGACCCTGTAGGTCTTCGGTATGCGCTGAACCTTTTATATGAACGCTATCAAAAGCCGCTGTTCATTGTGGAAAATGGGTTCGGCGCCGTGGATGAGGTGAACGATGACGGGATTATTGAGGATGATTACAGGATCGCGTATCTGAAAGCGCATGTGGAGGAAATGAAAAAGGCCGTTCTTTTAGACGGCGTGGACCTGATCGGCTATACCCCCTGGGGCTGCCTTGACTGTGTTTCCTTCACTACGGGAGAGATGAAGAAACGATATGGGTTTATTTATGTGGACCGGGACAACGAAGGAAACGGGACGCTGGAAAGAAAGCGGAAGAAATCGTTCTTCTGGTATAAAAAGGTCATTGAATCAGGCGGAGAAGTCCTTTAG
- a CDS encoding beta-glucoside-specific PTS transporter subunit IIABC — translation MAIDYRKTAKALVEELGGDGNIRNVTHCATRLRFILKDESAVDAGKISKIPGVITTVEAGGQFQVVIGNHVKDAYQYVMELVSIEENQGNGPAKKVGIFSRIIDIISSIFAPFLYTLAACGILQGILGIFVALDAIDTAGGTYQVLNFISWTAFTFLPVLIAVTAAKKFGVNVFIAVVIACALVSPDYINMVNAGETIYFLGMRVQLLSYTSSVIPIILSIWIASYIQKFFDRYLPVVVRNLFTPMFTIVIMVPLTLLAFGPIGNAIGGAIGGVYNYLYRLSPIVAGIIVGGLWEVLVIFGVHWGITPVTVGNYASLGYDTFTGLQASAVFSQAGAALGVFLKTKDKEMKGVALSASVTGLFGITEPAIYGVNLRLKRPMVCGCIAGAVGGAVAGAFNAVSWSYNMPGIATMPAYFKAGHMMQFAGFVLSIVIAFLLSTVLTYVVGFEEVSAAGAEIAEEPSQTGTVFQEETETESWIKIGSPAKGSVISVKEVRDEVFASGAMGGGVGILPEEGKIYAPFDGRAETVFPTGHAVGLVADNGLEALIHIGIDTVKLDGKGFHTYVKPGDTVRKGDLLVEFDRRQIEKAGYDSTVIFIITNMDDVKKLEIWANRQAEALETVMTAALLEGADEE, via the coding sequence ATGGCTATTGATTATCGGAAAACAGCAAAGGCGCTGGTAGAGGAGCTGGGCGGTGACGGGAACATTAGGAACGTCACGCACTGTGCGACCCGCCTGCGATTTATTTTGAAGGATGAATCCGCCGTGGACGCGGGAAAGATATCGAAGATCCCTGGGGTGATCACGACTGTGGAAGCCGGAGGGCAGTTCCAGGTGGTGATCGGAAATCATGTGAAGGACGCGTATCAATACGTGATGGAACTGGTCTCTATTGAAGAAAACCAGGGAAATGGACCGGCCAAGAAGGTTGGGATATTCAGCCGGATCATAGATATTATATCCAGTATTTTTGCGCCGTTTTTATATACGCTGGCGGCGTGTGGTATCCTTCAGGGAATATTAGGGATTTTTGTGGCCCTCGACGCAATCGATACGGCCGGCGGGACTTATCAGGTCCTGAATTTCATATCCTGGACAGCGTTTACCTTTTTGCCAGTTCTGATCGCCGTCACGGCTGCGAAGAAATTCGGCGTCAACGTCTTTATTGCAGTCGTGATTGCCTGTGCGCTGGTTTCACCGGACTATATAAATATGGTGAATGCAGGAGAGACCATTTATTTTCTGGGCATGAGAGTTCAGCTTCTCAGCTATACTTCTTCCGTGATTCCCATCATTCTGTCCATATGGATCGCCTCCTATATACAGAAATTTTTTGACCGGTATCTGCCGGTCGTGGTGAGGAATCTGTTCACCCCCATGTTTACCATTGTGATCATGGTACCCCTGACCCTTCTCGCTTTCGGTCCCATTGGAAATGCCATTGGAGGGGCCATTGGCGGAGTATATAATTATCTGTACCGATTGAGCCCCATTGTGGCCGGAATCATAGTCGGCGGCTTATGGGAGGTACTCGTGATATTCGGCGTACACTGGGGGATTACTCCTGTGACCGTCGGAAACTATGCGAGTTTGGGATACGATACGTTTACGGGTTTGCAGGCGTCCGCAGTTTTCTCTCAGGCAGGCGCGGCTCTCGGAGTATTCCTTAAGACTAAGGACAAGGAAATGAAGGGCGTTGCCCTCTCCGCATCCGTCACCGGTCTGTTTGGCATCACGGAACCGGCCATTTATGGAGTGAACCTGCGGCTGAAAAGACCGATGGTCTGCGGCTGTATAGCCGGAGCGGTGGGCGGGGCGGTAGCCGGAGCATTCAATGCCGTCTCCTGGAGCTACAATATGCCGGGTATCGCGACAATGCCCGCGTATTTTAAAGCCGGTCATATGATGCAGTTTGCCGGGTTTGTGCTTTCCATTGTGATCGCATTTTTGCTCAGTACGGTTCTCACCTATGTGGTGGGATTTGAAGAAGTGTCTGCCGCCGGCGCGGAAATCGCGGAGGAGCCGTCACAAACAGGGACCGTTTTTCAGGAAGAGACGGAAACAGAATCGTGGATCAAAATCGGAAGCCCTGCGAAAGGAAGCGTGATATCCGTAAAAGAAGTGAGGGATGAAGTATTCGCGTCGGGAGCAATGGGCGGGGGCGTGGGAATCCTCCCTGAAGAAGGAAAGATATATGCGCCCTTTGACGGAAGGGCGGAGACGGTGTTTCCCACAGGCCATGCGGTGGGCCTGGTGGCCGACAATGGGCTGGAGGCCTTGATCCACATCGGGATCGATACGGTTAAGCTGGACGGAAAGGGCTTCCACACCTACGTGAAGCCGGGTGATACCGTAAGAAAAGGAGACCTTTTAGTTGAATTTGACAGAAGGCAGATAGAAAAAGCCGGCTATGATTCCACCGTGATCTTTATCATCACGAATATGGATGATGTAAAGAAGCTGGAAATATGGGCCAACAGACAGGCAGAAGCGCTGGAAACAGTCATGACTGCCGCACTTTTGGAGGGCGCAGATGAAGAGTGA
- a CDS encoding DUF6273 domain-containing protein, with amino-acid sequence MSERYTRLFSLPENLYVQSSPVIIAAGALLKDNKTGRVLVQLKLRSIVSIKIKAVKVKIIPFDVVMRPLGGEAVYQYLDLDVCRDTEFGQKTPIILSEASARSFSASVDEVAFMDNSVWNSSKEDWRALPVPSLLIEELGDIELVKQYRLETNTDGFTCPAEFEDLWQCVCGTYNYMDEPMCHRCGHSLEELQKALNLDNLVRLKELRLAEEKQLLIEKRAADEKAAQEKAAVEKARIRKRKKVIVVSAITVCFIIAAVIIINRVVVPSVKNDRAYKEACMLMEEGKYSEAQEAFLALDGYKDAEEQAENAHISQLEEEYDRAKAFYDKGQYIEARKAFLELGNYKDSARAAEEAETAGKEEKYNNAKKMSEAGNYAEAHEIFLELNDYKNSAEEAELAQKGMDYDKALSLCGEGNFVEAQQLLLSLGDYKDAEKLAYGKDFLQVGCHVQFGHYEQDNDLNNGPEIIEWRILDRDHDKIFVISEYVLDFKQIDSVYHEIEYWGNSTLRSWLNQDFLDVAFADYEKEMILSVSVKNQVNRGYVTEAGENTTDKLFLLSVDEAKKYFLTKEERISKATAYTNKQGMYPYSDGSCLWWLRSPINVGYVYVSADGSIYERGTYSRSTSGVRPALWIDLNQFSGM; translated from the coding sequence ATGAGTGAACGTTATACAAGGCTTTTTAGCCTTCCAGAAAATCTTTATGTACAGAGTTCTCCAGTTATAATAGCCGCGGGAGCACTGCTGAAGGATAATAAAACTGGAAGAGTATTGGTGCAGTTAAAATTGCGGAGCATTGTTTCCATAAAAATAAAAGCAGTGAAAGTAAAAATAATACCATTTGATGTAGTCATGAGACCTTTAGGAGGCGAAGCCGTATATCAGTATCTTGATTTAGACGTTTGCCGTGATACTGAATTTGGACAGAAGACCCCAATCATATTGTCTGAGGCATCTGCGAGATCTTTCTCTGCTTCAGTTGATGAAGTGGCATTTATGGATAACAGTGTCTGGAATTCTTCAAAAGAGGATTGGAGAGCACTTCCTGTACCTTCTCTTCTTATAGAAGAATTGGGGGATATTGAGCTCGTCAAACAGTATCGGTTGGAGACAAATACCGATGGATTTACTTGTCCGGCCGAATTTGAGGATTTATGGCAATGTGTTTGCGGTACCTATAATTATATGGATGAGCCGATGTGTCACCGTTGTGGCCATTCTTTGGAAGAACTGCAAAAAGCGTTGAATCTTGATAATCTGGTAAGGCTAAAGGAACTTCGGCTGGCAGAGGAAAAACAGCTTTTAATTGAGAAAAGAGCAGCTGATGAGAAGGCAGCCCAGGAAAAAGCGGCAGTTGAAAAAGCTCGGATCAGAAAAAGAAAAAAAGTCATAGTAGTATCTGCAATAACAGTATGTTTTATAATTGCGGCAGTGATTATTATTAATAGAGTAGTGGTTCCTTCTGTAAAGAATGATAGAGCATATAAAGAAGCCTGTATGCTTATGGAGGAGGGTAAATATTCAGAAGCTCAGGAGGCGTTTTTAGCATTGGATGGCTATAAAGATGCAGAGGAGCAGGCGGAAAATGCACATATCAGTCAGCTTGAAGAAGAATATGACAGGGCCAAAGCATTTTATGATAAGGGACAATATATAGAGGCTCGGAAGGCGTTTCTTGAACTGGGAAATTATAAGGACTCTGCAAGAGCTGCAGAGGAAGCAGAAACTGCGGGTAAAGAGGAAAAATACAACAATGCTAAAAAAATGAGTGAGGCGGGAAACTATGCAGAAGCTCATGAGATCTTTTTGGAATTAAATGATTATAAAAATTCTGCGGAAGAGGCAGAGCTCGCACAGAAAGGTATGGATTATGACAAGGCATTGAGTTTGTGCGGAGAGGGGAACTTTGTGGAAGCACAGCAGCTCCTTTTGTCATTGGGAGACTATAAAGACGCCGAAAAACTTGCGTATGGAAAAGATTTTTTACAGGTGGGGTGCCATGTTCAATTTGGTCATTATGAGCAGGATAATGATTTAAACAATGGGCCGGAGATTATTGAGTGGAGAATATTAGACAGAGATCACGATAAGATTTTTGTTATTAGTGAGTATGTGCTGGACTTTAAGCAAATTGATAGCGTTTACCATGAAATAGAATATTGGGGAAATAGCACTCTCCGAAGCTGGCTGAATCAAGACTTTCTGGATGTTGCTTTTGCGGATTATGAGAAAGAAATGATATTGTCAGTATCCGTGAAGAATCAAGTTAATAGAGGATATGTTACTGAGGCAGGAGAAAATACAACGGATAAGTTATTTTTACTGAGTGTAGATGAGGCAAAAAAATATTTCCTTACAAAAGAAGAAAGAATATCCAAAGCGACAGCTTATACAAATAAACAAGGCATGTATCCATATTCAGACGGTTCCTGTTTGTGGTGGCTGCGTTCTCCAATTAATGTTGGTTATGTTTATGTTTCTGCGGATGGGTCTATCTATGAACGTGGAACGTATAGTAGAAGTACCTCAGGAGTCCGTCCGGCTTTATGGATTGATTTGAATCAATTTTCAGGAATGTGA
- the tuf gene encoding elongation factor Tu, translating to MAKAKFDRSKPHCNIGTIGHVDHGKTTLTAAITRVLAERVDGNEKVDFENIDKAPEERERGITISTAHVEYQTAKRHYAHVDCPGHADYVKNMITGAAQMDGAILVVAATDGVMAQTKEHILLSRQVGVPYIIVFLNKCDMVDDEELIELVEMEVTEQLEEYDFTDCPIIKGSALKALEDPMGPWGDKIMELMDTVDSYIPDPQRETDKPFLMPVEDIFSITGRGTVATGRVERGVIHVSDEVEIVGLKDENRKVVCTGVEMFHKLLDEGQAGDNIGALLRGVQRNEIERGQVLAKPGSVTCHKKFTAQVYVLTKDEGGRHTPFFNNYRPQFYFRTTDVTGVCNLPEGVEMCMPGDNVEMTIELIHPIAMEQGLTFAIREGGRTVGSGRVATIIE from the coding sequence ATGGCTAAAGCAAAATTTGACAGATCAAAGCCCCATTGTAACATTGGTACGATCGGACATGTTGACCATGGTAAAACCACTCTGACTGCTGCGATCACAAGAGTTCTGGCAGAGAGAGTTGACGGTAATGAGAAAGTGGATTTTGAGAATATTGATAAAGCTCCCGAAGAGAGAGAGCGTGGTATCACAATTTCTACCGCTCATGTAGAGTATCAGACAGCAAAAAGGCATTATGCGCACGTTGACTGCCCCGGACATGCCGACTATGTAAAGAACATGATCACCGGTGCTGCTCAGATGGACGGCGCTATCCTGGTTGTAGCTGCAACCGACGGCGTTATGGCTCAGACAAAGGAGCACATCCTTCTGTCCCGTCAGGTAGGCGTACCTTATATCATCGTATTCCTGAACAAATGCGATATGGTAGATGACGAAGAGCTGATCGAGCTGGTTGAGATGGAAGTTACCGAGCAGCTTGAAGAGTATGATTTCACAGACTGCCCGATCATCAAGGGTTCCGCTCTGAAAGCTCTGGAAGATCCCATGGGACCTTGGGGCGACAAGATTATGGAGCTGATGGATACAGTAGACAGCTACATTCCCGATCCTCAGCGTGAGACTGACAAGCCTTTCCTGATGCCTGTTGAGGATATCTTCTCCATCACAGGCCGTGGTACGGTTGCTACCGGCAGAGTAGAGCGTGGTGTGATTCATGTGTCTGACGAAGTAGAAATCGTTGGTCTGAAGGATGAGAATAGAAAAGTAGTTTGTACCGGTGTTGAGATGTTCCACAAGCTTCTGGACGAAGGCCAGGCTGGCGACAACATTGGCGCTCTGCTTCGTGGCGTTCAGAGAAACGAAATCGAAAGAGGCCAGGTATTGGCTAAACCCGGTTCCGTAACCTGCCACAAGAAATTTACCGCTCAGGTATACGTACTGACCAAAGATGAAGGCGGCCGTCATACCCCCTTCTTCAATAACTACAGACCTCAGTTCTATTTCAGAACGACCGATGTGACCGGCGTCTGCAACCTTCCTGAAGGTGTTGAGATGTGTATGCCTGGCGACAACGTGGAGATGACCATCGAACTGATTCATCCCATCGCTATGGAGCAGGGTCTTACCTTCGCTATCCGTGAAGGCGGACGTACCGTTGGTTCAGGCCGTGTTGCTACCATCATTGAGTAA